A single genomic interval of Vulpes vulpes isolate BD-2025 chromosome 3, VulVul3, whole genome shotgun sequence harbors:
- the CEP72 gene encoding centrosomal protein of 72 kDa isoform X2: MAPAGPWLVLCEEKIREKSGLAPHHDLAELRSLSIPGTYQEKITHLGNSLMHLTGLKSLDLSRNSLVSLEGIQYLTALESLNLYYNSISSLAEVLWLHSLTELTDVDFRLNPVVKNESDYRLFVVYMLPKLRQLDDRPVRDSERKASQLQFASEESLNSKQSFPAVFTAGRLCHSRAMCADPSAKKCLVMDADDEAVLNLIAECEWDLSNPPGSTSSSLRERETDLHSSQDSGHLLSPHSMQHQCGDSIKKGHERKKGSSRGCGPEKRLQHQYCGELPPQCGPHAHFTPHPDSADIEDPAMSQKSSLSTQKVVNPLPVPEKYRKRRMPGGRFQAPANQEFLSHLEKPAMPSSPEETLSRHSASEGRSERTFSHSEVSEPEEERPHSRSGSGEVAPRLYSAVPPGKKASLEVMLLEALLDLVDRYWSGCKSLHGNEVFQAQARHILSSVQEFTTTQDSSTLVSEEISYLTLENKSLQKHLAEQQQQYRVKINEVASELSNTQKEMKRRRNKA; encoded by the exons CTGAACTTCGGTCATTATCTATTCCTGGAACTTACCAAGAAAAGATTACTCACCTAGGAAATTCCTTGATGCATTTAACAGGTCTAAAATCACTAGACCTCTCACGCAACTCCTTGGTGAGCCTAGAG GGCATTCAGTACCTGACTGCGTTGGAAAGTCTCAATCTCTACTACAACAGTATCTCCTCATTAGCAGAAGTGCTTTGGCTCCACTCCTTGACGGAACTCACAGATGTGGACTTCCGGCTGAACCCCGTCGTAAAGAATGAATCTGATTACCGCCTTTTTGTTGTGTACATGCTCCCAAAGCTCCGGCAGCTAG ATGACCGTCCTGTGAGAGACAGTGAGCGGAAAGCATCCCAGCTACAGTTTGCATCAGAGGAGTCACTCAACTCGAAGCAGAGCTTCCCAGCCGTTTTCACAGCCGGAAG ACTGTGTCACTCTAGGGCCATGTGTGCTGACCCCTCGGCCAAGAAATGCTTGGTCATGGATGCAGATGACGAGGCAGTCCTGAATCTCATCGCTGAGTGTGAGTGGGACTTGAGTAACCCTCCTGGGAGCACAAGTTCCAGCCTGAGGGAGCGAGAGACTGACCTCCATAGTTCCCAAG ACTCTGGACATCTGTTGAGTCCCCACTCAATGCAGCACCAGTGTGGGGACTCCATAAAGAAGGGCCACGAGAGGAAGAAAGGCAGCTCTCGAGGGTGTGGTCCAGAGAAGAGGCTCCAGCACCAGTACTGTGGGGAGCTCCCGCCACAGTGTGGGCCGCATGCACACTTTACCCCACACCCAG ATTCCGCAGACATTGAGGACCCAGCCATGTCTCAGAAGTCAAGTTTGTCCACACAAAAGGTGGTAAATCCATTGCCTGTTCCTGAAAAGTACAGGAAGCGAAGAATGCCTGGTGGGAGATTCCAGGCACCCGCCAACCAGGAGTTTCTGAGCCACCTGGAGAAGCCTGCCATGCCCTCGAGCCCTGAGGAGACTCTGAGCAGGCACAGTGCCTCTGAGGGCAGGAGTGAAAGGACCTTTTCTCACTCAGAGGTCTCAGAGCCAGAAGAGGAGAGGCCCCACAGCAGGAGTGGCAGTGGAGAG GTGGCTCCCAGACTGTATTCAGCTGTGCCTCCTGGGAAGAAGGCTTCCCTGGAGGTGATGCTTCTTGAGGCACTCCTCGACCTGGTGGACAGATACTGGAGTGGCTGCAAGTCCCTGCATGGCAATGAGGTGTTCCAAG CTCAGGCAAGACATATTTTGTCATCTGTGCAAGAATTTACAACAACTCAGGATAGTTCAACACTTGTGAGTGAAGAAATTAGCTACCTTACTCTGGAAAATAAATCTCTACAGAAGCACCTtgctgagcagcagcagcagtaccGTGTAAAGATTAATGAGGTGGCATCAGAACTAAGCAACACACAGAAGGAGATG aaaagaagaagaaataaagcctGA